In the Desulfotignum balticum DSM 7044 genome, one interval contains:
- a CDS encoding radical SAM protein: MQKKTVAFSKDSSNLFFHILTRCNLSCAHCYINPDQHGRQTLSIDTIRQWLGLFAHKASRTNLIFLGGEPTLHKDLPAAVKSARQFHFKSITIDTNGFLFHDILEKITPEDVDFISFSLDGATPATNDAIRGQGSYDAVISGIHRSRKKGFSCAMIYTVSDKNLHELSQMPDLVSSLDIHRFFIQVIGMRGKSAAGSTDTHQVSKDLWLSVIPEVAHTIAETGIIVTYPKVFLEKGEAFTCAGIVADNYFVFPNGRVYRCPLCEDYPLHAFTIRDNTLVPSLPVNETQLFDLTIPEGCVMNKIIQPGNLDYLADGTPAHRIACCMLKQELSRTV, translated from the coding sequence ATGCAGAAAAAAACCGTTGCTTTTTCCAAAGACTCCTCCAATCTTTTTTTTCATATTCTTACCCGGTGCAACCTGTCCTGCGCCCACTGCTATATCAACCCGGACCAGCATGGCAGACAGACCCTTTCCATCGACACCATCCGGCAGTGGCTGGGCCTGTTTGCCCATAAAGCATCCCGGACCAATCTGATTTTTTTAGGGGGCGAGCCGACGTTGCACAAGGATCTGCCGGCGGCTGTCAAATCAGCGCGACAGTTTCATTTCAAGTCCATTACCATTGACACCAACGGGTTTCTGTTCCACGATATCCTTGAAAAAATCACACCCGAAGATGTGGATTTCATCTCATTTTCCCTGGATGGAGCCACCCCTGCCACCAATGACGCCATTCGGGGGCAGGGCAGCTATGATGCGGTGATCTCAGGTATTCACCGGTCACGGAAGAAAGGGTTTTCCTGCGCCATGATCTATACGGTGTCTGACAAAAATTTGCATGAGCTGTCCCAAATGCCTGATCTGGTGTCATCTTTGGATATTCACCGATTTTTTATCCAGGTCATCGGCATGCGGGGCAAATCCGCTGCCGGCAGTACCGACACCCATCAGGTATCCAAGGACCTGTGGCTGTCAGTGATTCCTGAAGTGGCTCACACCATTGCTGAAACCGGCATCATTGTCACCTATCCCAAAGTATTTCTGGAAAAAGGCGAGGCATTTACCTGTGCAGGCATTGTGGCGGACAACTATTTTGTGTTTCCCAACGGCCGGGTGTACCGGTGTCCTTTGTGCGAAGATTACCCGCTGCATGCCTTTACCATCCGGGACAACACCCTGGTGCCGTCTTTGCCCGTCAATGAAACCCAGCTGTTTGATCTGACCATCCCTGAAGGATGTGTCATGAACAAAATCATCCAGCCCGGCAATCTGGATTATCTGGCAGACGGCACACCCGCCCACAGAATCGCCTGCTGCATGCTCAAGCAGGAACTCAGCCGGACCGTTTAG
- a CDS encoding DEAD/DEAH box helicase, which produces MKFENYPIAAAIKRNLAAAGFKRPTDIQFKAIPCILKGEDVLAVAQTGTGKTAAFAIPVIDRIHKSKQSRARAGIQCVVMVPTRELAGQIGAVFNTLSSHTRVNPFAVFGGVDQDRQIARLKDGIDVLVATPGRMFDLISQGAISLSRVNTLVLDEADRMLAQGFLEDIQAIKKKLPQRHQTLFFSATIDKEIKKLAFSQVRTSAIRIQIAPDSPVSRNVSHWVVEMEMDDKRFFLRRFIRDHENERILVFVRTKVRAERVAKALDRDHIASATLHGDKDQAERTRVLARFKAGEEPILIATDVSARGIDIPNLDYVINYDLPDNPENYVHRVGRTGRGTRKGQAFSFCSPNEKTLLNQIQALINEEILIQPVTPQEYAQILLDPKDTEGLRQMILTHEAGDPKKSRKKPKKSKRSG; this is translated from the coding sequence ATGAAATTTGAAAATTATCCAATCGCAGCCGCTATAAAAAGAAATCTGGCCGCCGCCGGATTTAAACGGCCTACCGATATCCAGTTCAAGGCGATTCCCTGCATTCTCAAGGGAGAAGACGTGCTGGCCGTGGCCCAGACCGGTACGGGAAAAACCGCTGCCTTTGCCATTCCCGTTATCGATCGGATCCATAAGTCCAAACAATCCAGAGCCCGTGCCGGGATCCAGTGTGTTGTCATGGTTCCCACAAGGGAGCTGGCAGGTCAGATCGGCGCGGTATTCAATACCTTGTCCAGTCATACCCGGGTGAATCCGTTTGCGGTTTTCGGCGGCGTGGACCAGGACCGGCAGATCGCCCGGCTGAAAGACGGCATCGATGTGCTGGTGGCCACGCCGGGACGTATGTTTGATCTCATCAGCCAGGGCGCCATCTCTCTGTCCCGGGTGAACACCCTGGTGCTGGATGAAGCGGACCGGATGCTGGCCCAAGGGTTTCTGGAAGATATCCAGGCCATTAAGAAAAAACTGCCCCAGCGGCACCAGACCCTGTTTTTTTCCGCCACCATTGACAAAGAAATCAAGAAACTGGCGTTTTCCCAGGTAAGAACGTCTGCCATCCGGATTCAGATTGCGCCGGACTCTCCGGTATCCAGAAATGTCTCCCACTGGGTGGTGGAAATGGAGATGGATGACAAGCGGTTTTTTCTGCGGCGGTTTATCCGGGATCATGAAAACGAGCGCATCCTGGTGTTTGTCAGAACCAAAGTCAGAGCGGAACGGGTGGCCAAGGCGCTTGACAGGGATCACATTGCTTCGGCCACCCTTCACGGGGACAAGGATCAGGCGGAACGTACCCGGGTGCTGGCCCGGTTCAAGGCTGGAGAAGAACCCATTCTCATTGCCACGGATGTGTCTGCCCGGGGCATTGATATTCCCAATCTGGATTATGTGATCAACTATGATCTGCCGGACAACCCGGAAAACTATGTGCACCGGGTGGGCCGGACCGGCCGGGGCACACGCAAAGGTCAGGCGTTTTCATTTTGCAGCCCCAATGAAAAAACACTGCTGAATCAGATCCAGGCATTGATTAATGAAGAAATTCTCATTCAGCCGGTCACCCCCCAGGAGTATGCCCAGATTCTTCTGGACCCCAAAGATACCGAAGGGCTCAGGCAGATGATTCTGACCCATGAAGCCGGGGATCCCAAAAAATCACGGAAAAAACCAAAAAAATCTAAACGGTCCGGCTGA